A section of the Pseudomonas lini genome encodes:
- a CDS encoding nitrous oxide reductase accessory protein NosL, with protein sequence MSNLYSTTVRAVAGLMVCLLLAACDKPVQATYSDAAAAFHPSDECHVCGMIIDGFPGPKGEVVERSGIKKFCSTAEMIGWWLQPENHHGEARLYVHDMGRSPWNAPNDAHLIDAKDAFYVVGTQLKGAMGVVLASFSSQQAAEKLAADQGGRVLRFSEIDQAVLQQQAAMSHSTH encoded by the coding sequence ATGAGTAATCTGTATTCGACGACGGTACGCGCCGTGGCGGGCCTGATGGTCTGTCTGCTGCTGGCGGCCTGTGACAAACCGGTGCAAGCCACCTACAGCGACGCCGCCGCTGCCTTCCATCCCAGTGATGAATGCCATGTTTGCGGCATGATCATCGACGGCTTCCCCGGGCCCAAGGGCGAAGTGGTCGAGCGCAGCGGCATCAAGAAATTCTGCTCCACGGCGGAGATGATCGGTTGGTGGCTGCAACCGGAAAATCATCATGGCGAGGCCCGGTTGTATGTCCACGACATGGGCCGCAGTCCGTGGAACGCCCCCAATGATGCCCATCTGATCGATGCCAAGGATGCGTTTTACGTGGTCGGCACCCAGCTCAAAGGCGCCATGGGTGTAGTGCTGGCGTCTTTCTCCAGCCAGCAGGCTGCGGAAAAACTGGCCGCCGACCAGGGCGGTCGTGTGCTGCGGTTCAGCGAGATCGATCAGGCGGTGCTTCAGCAGCAGGCAGCGATGTCGCACTCGACTCATTGA
- a CDS encoding cytochrome D1 domain-containing protein, with the protein MRRMLLAPLLWIGAAHAGAALPSSDAAADLYQQHCQRCHGANRFGGTGPALLPESLSRIKPDEIRSVIQNGRPASQMTGYANVFSPAQIDALVDYLQQPPATPPTWNNDDIRGSHSLLADISKLPDTPQHGADPLNLFVVVEAGDHHINILDGDRFEVLARFASHFAVHGGPKFSPDGRFVYVASRDGWVSLYDLHNLKLIAEVRAGLNTRNLAVSKDGRWVLVGNYLPGNLVVLDARDLSLVKTIPAIGQDGTASRVSAVYTAPPRDSFIVALKDVKEVWELSSAGTPDFEPRRIQAEDRLDDFSFSPDYKQLLATSRKAKGGQVIDLDSGKVVTDIPLPGMPHLGSGTYWKRNGEWVFATPNISKGLISVIDFKTWTLIKEIPTLGPGFFMRSHVNSRYAWTDVFFGPDNDAIHLIDKQTLEIAHTLRPMPGKTAAHVEFTRDGRYLLLSVWATDGALIVYDSNTLEEVKRIPMNKPSGKYNVGNKIEFVEGTSH; encoded by the coding sequence ATGAGGCGCATGCTGCTTGCCCCCTTGTTATGGATCGGTGCAGCCCATGCCGGTGCAGCGCTTCCATCCTCCGACGCGGCCGCCGACCTCTACCAACAACATTGCCAGCGCTGCCACGGCGCCAACCGTTTCGGCGGCACGGGGCCGGCCTTGCTGCCGGAAAGTCTGAGCCGGATCAAACCCGATGAGATCCGCAGTGTCATCCAGAACGGCCGCCCCGCAAGCCAGATGACCGGGTATGCCAACGTGTTCAGTCCCGCACAGATCGACGCGCTGGTTGATTACCTTCAGCAACCACCCGCCACCCCGCCCACCTGGAATAACGATGACATTCGCGGCAGTCATTCCCTCCTCGCCGATATCAGCAAACTGCCCGACACGCCCCAGCACGGCGCTGATCCGCTGAACCTGTTTGTGGTGGTGGAAGCTGGCGACCACCACATCAACATCCTCGACGGCGATCGTTTCGAAGTGCTGGCGCGGTTCGCTTCGCACTTTGCAGTGCATGGCGGGCCGAAGTTCTCGCCGGATGGACGCTTCGTCTACGTCGCCTCACGCGATGGCTGGGTCAGCCTGTATGACTTGCACAACCTGAAGCTGATCGCCGAGGTCCGCGCCGGGCTCAATACCCGCAACCTGGCGGTGAGCAAGGATGGCCGCTGGGTGCTGGTGGGCAACTATCTGCCGGGCAATCTGGTGGTACTCGATGCCCGGGATCTGTCGCTGGTCAAAACCATCCCGGCAATCGGCCAGGACGGCACCGCGTCACGGGTCAGCGCGGTCTACACCGCGCCGCCACGAGACAGTTTCATCGTGGCGCTCAAGGATGTGAAGGAAGTCTGGGAGTTGTCGAGCGCCGGCACACCGGACTTTGAACCGCGCCGCATCCAGGCCGAGGATAGGCTGGACGACTTTTCCTTTTCACCGGACTACAAGCAACTGCTGGCCACATCACGCAAGGCCAAGGGCGGCCAGGTGATCGACCTCGACAGTGGCAAGGTGGTCACCGACATACCGCTGCCGGGCATGCCGCACCTGGGGTCCGGAACCTACTGGAAACGTAACGGTGAGTGGGTGTTCGCCACGCCGAACATCAGCAAGGGACTGATCTCGGTCATCGACTTCAAGACCTGGACACTGATCAAGGAAATTCCGACCCTGGGGCCGGGCTTCTTCATGCGCAGTCACGTTAACTCGCGGTATGCCTGGACCGACGTGTTCTTCGGGCCCGACAACGATGCGATCCACCTGATTGACAAGCAGACTCTGGAAATCGCCCACACCTTGCGTCCGATGCCTGGCAAGACGGCCGCCCACGTTGAGTTCACTCGCGATGGTCGCTACTTGTTGCTGAGCGTCTGGGCCACCGATGGCGCGTTGATTGTGTATGACAGTAATACGCTTGAGGAGGTTAAGCGCATTCCGATGAACAAGCCGTCGGGCAAATATAACGTGGGGAACAAGATTGAGTTTGTGGAGGGGACTTCGCATTAG
- a CDS encoding SDR family NAD(P)-dependent oxidoreductase: MQTEFQDRLAVITGASSGIGLALCAALLPRGVKVLAMSRTVGELPALQQIYGERLQWCAGDVTCEEDLQGLARRAAALGRVDYLVPNAGIAEMADSLDMPAFQRQWAVNGAGALNTLAALRGELANPASVVFVGSFLTGSSFPGLAACIASKAALAAQARTLAVEFARYDVRINLVSPGPTATSMWDSLGLSDGELDDVADTLGKRLLPGHFLDASAVANVIIFQLSQGARGVYGQDWKVDNGYTLG, translated from the coding sequence ATGCAAACCGAGTTTCAGGATCGTCTGGCGGTGATCACCGGCGCCAGCTCCGGGATTGGCCTGGCGTTGTGCGCCGCGCTGTTGCCGCGTGGGGTCAAGGTGCTGGCGATGTCACGCACCGTCGGTGAATTGCCAGCGTTGCAGCAGATCTACGGTGAACGGCTGCAATGGTGTGCCGGGGACGTCACGTGCGAGGAAGACCTGCAAGGGCTGGCCCGGCGGGCGGCGGCGCTGGGGAGGGTGGATTATCTGGTGCCCAACGCGGGCATTGCCGAAATGGCCGACAGCCTGGACATGCCGGCCTTCCAGCGCCAATGGGCAGTCAACGGTGCCGGGGCGCTGAATACCCTGGCGGCGTTGCGCGGTGAGTTGGCGAACCCGGCTTCGGTGGTGTTTGTCGGTAGTTTCCTGACCGGTTCGAGCTTTCCCGGTCTGGCTGCCTGCATTGCCAGCAAGGCCGCGCTGGCGGCTCAGGCGCGCACCTTGGCGGTGGAGTTTGCGCGTTATGACGTGCGCATCAATCTGGTCTCGCCGGGACCGACCGCGACCTCGATGTGGGACAGCCTGGGGTTGAGCGACGGTGAGCTTGATGACGTCGCTGATACCCTTGGCAAGCGTCTGCTGCCTGGTCATTTTCTCGATGCGTCGGCGGTGGCCAATGTGATTATTTTTCAACTGTCCCAAGGCGCACGGGGTGTCTATGGGCAGGACTGGAAAGTTGATAACGGTTATACCTTGGGATGA
- a CDS encoding nitrous oxide reductase family maturation protein NosD, translated as MTDIKESPVKAIALVLLLISGGALAAVQPITTLPLRVDAQQRWHLPAGEYRGSFSVDQPMQIVCEPGAVFQAQGQGNGVIVSAPDVRIEGCTFLDWGHDLTAMNAAVFLQPKARGAVIKGNRLQGQGFGIWVDGTQDASLIDNRIQGDPALRSQDRGNGIHLYAVHGARVIGNQVRDTRDGIYIDTSNGNLLQGNTLEDLRYGVHYMFANDNRLIDNTTRRTRTGYALMQSRKLTVIGNRSEQDQNYGILMNYITYSTLRDNFVTDVRDGSTGDSMISGAEGKALFIYNSLFNSIEHNHFEHSAVGIHLTAGSEDNRIADNAFVGNQRQVKYVATRLQEWSADGRGNYWSDYLGWDRNNDGLGDIAYEPNDNVDRLLWLYPQVRLLMNSPGIELLRWVQRAFPVMKSPGVLDSHPLMNPTTRPLTQEPTA; from the coding sequence ATGACCGATATCAAGGAAAGTCCGGTGAAGGCCATTGCCCTTGTGCTCCTGTTGATATCAGGCGGCGCACTGGCGGCGGTGCAACCGATCACCACGTTGCCGTTGCGGGTTGACGCGCAACAACGCTGGCACCTGCCGGCGGGCGAGTACCGTGGCTCGTTCAGCGTCGATCAACCGATGCAAATTGTTTGCGAGCCCGGCGCGGTGTTTCAGGCGCAAGGGCAGGGCAACGGGGTGATCGTCAGCGCGCCCGATGTGCGGATTGAGGGCTGTACCTTTCTGGATTGGGGGCACGACCTCACGGCCATGAATGCGGCGGTGTTCCTCCAGCCCAAGGCCCGTGGCGCGGTGATCAAAGGCAATCGCCTGCAGGGCCAGGGTTTCGGTATCTGGGTCGACGGTACGCAGGATGCGAGTCTGATCGACAACCGCATCCAGGGGGATCCGGCGCTGCGCTCCCAGGATCGCGGCAACGGTATTCATCTGTATGCGGTGCATGGCGCCCGGGTCATCGGCAACCAGGTGCGCGACACCCGCGATGGCATCTACATCGACACCTCCAACGGCAACTTGCTGCAGGGCAACACCCTGGAAGACCTGCGTTACGGCGTGCATTACATGTTCGCCAACGACAACCGGCTGATCGACAACACCACGCGCCGCACCCGTACCGGCTACGCCTTGATGCAAAGCCGCAAGCTCACGGTGATCGGCAACCGCTCCGAACAGGATCAGAACTACGGCATCCTGATGAACTACATCACCTATTCAACCTTGCGCGACAACTTCGTCACGGACGTGCGCGACGGCTCGACCGGCGACAGCATGATCAGCGGCGCCGAAGGCAAGGCGCTGTTCATCTACAACTCGCTGTTCAACAGCATCGAACACAACCACTTCGAGCACAGCGCCGTGGGCATTCACCTCACCGCCGGCTCCGAAGACAACCGCATCGCCGACAACGCCTTTGTCGGCAACCAACGGCAGGTCAAATACGTCGCCACCCGCTTGCAGGAATGGTCGGCGGATGGCCGGGGCAATTACTGGAGCGATTACCTGGGTTGGGATCGCAACAACGATGGCCTGGGCGATATCGCCTATGAACCTAACGACAACGTCGACCGCTTGCTGTGGCTGTACCCGCAAGTGCGGCTGTTGATGAACAGCCCCGGGATCGAATTGCTGCGTTGGGTGCAACGGGCCTTTCCGGTGATGAAATCGCCGGGCGTCCTGGACAGCCATCCGCTGATGAATCCCACCACACGACCCCTGACCCAGGAGCCCACCGCATGA
- the nosZ gene encoding TAT-dependent nitrous-oxide reductase, which translates to MTDTESKKAMQEEEQTGLSRRGFLGSSAVTGAVLAGAATLGGAVFSRESWAAAVKDAQAKIHVGPGELDEYYGFWSGGHQGEVRVLGVPSMRELMRIPVFNVDSATGWGLTNESKRILGDSAKFQNGDCHHPHISMTDGKYDGKYLFINDKANSRVARIRLDIMKCDKILTVPNVQAIHGLRLQKVPYTKYVFANAEFVIPHPNDGSTFDLQDKNSFTMFNAIDAEKMEMAFQVIVDGNLDNSDADYTGKYAASTCYNSEKAYDLGGMMRNERDWVVVFNIPRIEAAIKAGKFITLEDSKVPVVDGRKTDGKDSEFTRYIPVPKNPHGLNTSSDGKYFIANGKLSPTVSMIAIDRLDDLFADKFKDPREVIVAEPELGLGPLHTTFDGRGNAYTTLFIDSQVVKWNMEEAIRAYKGEKVNYIKQKLDVQYQPGHNHASLTETSEADGKWLVVLCKFSKDRFLPTGPLHPENDQLIDISGEEMKLVHDGPAFAEPHDCILARRDQIKTQKIWNRNDPFFAATVELAKKDGINLETDNKVIRDGNHVRVYMTSMAPAYGLTEFTVKQGNEVTVTITNIDQIEDVTHGFVMTNHGASMEISPQQTSSITFTADKAGLHWYYCSWFCHALHMEMVGRMKVERA; encoded by the coding sequence ATGACTGACACAGAATCCAAAAAAGCCATGCAGGAAGAGGAACAGACCGGACTCAGCCGGCGCGGTTTTCTGGGCAGCAGTGCCGTCACCGGTGCGGTGCTGGCGGGTGCCGCGACGTTGGGCGGCGCAGTGTTCAGCCGCGAGTCGTGGGCGGCAGCGGTCAAGGATGCGCAGGCGAAAATCCATGTCGGCCCCGGTGAGCTGGACGAATACTACGGCTTCTGGAGCGGTGGTCATCAGGGCGAAGTGCGAGTGCTGGGCGTGCCGTCGATGCGTGAGTTGATGCGTATTCCGGTGTTCAACGTCGACTCGGCCACCGGCTGGGGCCTGACCAACGAAAGCAAGCGGATCCTGGGCGACAGTGCAAAGTTTCAGAATGGCGATTGCCATCACCCGCATATCTCCATGACCGACGGCAAGTACGACGGCAAGTACCTGTTCATCAACGACAAGGCCAACTCCCGTGTCGCGCGCATCCGCCTGGACATCATGAAGTGCGACAAGATTCTCACCGTGCCGAACGTGCAGGCCATTCACGGCCTGCGTCTGCAAAAAGTGCCTTACACCAAGTACGTGTTCGCCAATGCCGAATTCGTCATCCCGCACCCCAATGACGGCAGCACCTTCGACCTGCAAGACAAGAACAGCTTCACCATGTTCAACGCCATCGATGCCGAGAAAATGGAGATGGCCTTCCAGGTGATCGTCGACGGCAACCTGGACAACTCCGACGCCGATTACACCGGCAAGTACGCCGCGTCCACCTGCTACAACTCGGAGAAGGCTTACGACCTTGGCGGCATGATGCGCAATGAGCGCGACTGGGTCGTGGTGTTCAACATCCCGCGCATCGAGGCCGCGATCAAGGCTGGCAAGTTCATCACCCTGGAAGACTCGAAAGTGCCGGTGGTCGACGGTCGTAAAACCGACGGCAAGGATTCCGAATTCACTCGCTACATCCCGGTGCCGAAGAACCCCCACGGCCTCAACACCTCATCCGATGGCAAGTACTTCATTGCCAACGGCAAGCTGTCGCCGACGGTCTCGATGATCGCCATCGACCGGCTGGACGACCTGTTCGCCGATAAATTCAAGGACCCGCGCGAGGTTATCGTCGCCGAGCCGGAACTGGGCCTTGGCCCTTTGCACACCACCTTCGACGGTCGCGGCAATGCCTACACCACGCTGTTCATCGACAGCCAGGTGGTGAAGTGGAACATGGAGGAAGCGATACGTGCCTACAAGGGCGAGAAGGTCAATTACATCAAGCAGAAGCTCGACGTGCAGTACCAGCCCGGCCATAACCACGCCTCGCTGACCGAAACCAGCGAAGCGGATGGCAAGTGGCTGGTGGTGTTGTGCAAATTCTCCAAGGACCGCTTCCTGCCGACCGGGCCGCTGCACCCGGAAAATGACCAGTTGATCGATATCTCCGGCGAAGAGATGAAGCTGGTGCATGACGGCCCTGCGTTTGCCGAACCTCACGATTGCATCCTGGCGCGCCGGGACCAGATCAAGACCCAAAAGATCTGGAACCGCAACGACCCGTTCTTCGCCGCCACCGTGGAGCTGGCCAAGAAAGACGGGATCAACCTGGAGACCGACAACAAGGTCATCCGCGACGGCAATCATGTGCGGGTCTACATGACGTCCATGGCGCCGGCCTATGGTCTGACCGAGTTCACCGTCAAGCAGGGCAACGAGGTCACCGTGACCATCACCAACATCGACCAGATTGAAGACGTGACTCACGGTTTCGTCATGACTAACCATGGCGCCAGCATGGAGATCAGCCCGCAGCAAACCTCGTCCATCACCTTTACCGCCGACAAGGCCGGCCTGCATTGGTACTACTGCAGCTGGTTCTGCCATGCGCTGCACATGGAAATGGTCGGCCGCATGAAGGTCGAGCGAGCCTGA
- the cobA gene encoding uroporphyrinogen-III C-methyltransferase: MHPSIVLPAALASPFRPGEVALVGAGPGDPRLLTLRAWSLLMQADAVVYDRLISPELLTLIPLTCARHYVGKASGCHSLPQEQINELLADLADSGQRVVRLKGGDPFIFGRGAEELEYLLQRNIDCQVVPGITAASGCSAYAGIPLTHRDLVNSCRFITGHLQRDGELQLPWSSLADSSQTLVFYMGLSNLGIIAQRLIEAGMAADTPAALISNGTRPDQHVARGMLHQLPTLALDCPPGIPTLTVIGKVVDLFATQQQEYPARFYPAPMLQRHGKVAI, encoded by the coding sequence ATGCACCCATCGATTGTTTTACCGGCCGCACTTGCGTCTCCGTTCAGACCGGGCGAAGTGGCTCTGGTCGGCGCCGGCCCCGGTGATCCACGCTTGCTGACCCTGCGTGCCTGGAGCCTGTTGATGCAGGCCGACGCCGTGGTTTATGACCGCCTGATCAGCCCCGAGCTGCTGACGTTGATCCCCCTCACCTGCGCCCGGCATTACGTCGGCAAGGCCAGCGGCTGCCACAGCCTGCCCCAGGAACAGATCAACGAACTGCTCGCCGACCTCGCCGATTCGGGGCAACGCGTAGTTCGGCTCAAGGGCGGCGACCCGTTCATCTTCGGCCGTGGCGCCGAGGAACTGGAGTATCTGCTGCAACGCAATATTGACTGCCAGGTAGTCCCGGGCATTACCGCCGCTTCCGGCTGCAGCGCTTATGCGGGCATTCCGCTGACCCACCGGGACCTGGTCAACTCCTGCCGCTTCATCACCGGTCATTTGCAGCGCGATGGTGAGTTGCAATTGCCGTGGAGCAGCCTCGCCGACAGTAGCCAGACCCTGGTGTTTTACATGGGGTTATCGAACCTCGGGATTATCGCCCAGCGCTTGATCGAAGCCGGAATGGCCGCCGATACACCGGCGGCGCTGATCAGCAATGGCACGCGTCCCGACCAGCACGTTGCGCGAGGCATGCTGCACCAGTTGCCAACCCTGGCGCTGGATTGCCCACCGGGCATTCCGACGCTGACGGTGATCGGCAAAGTGGTCGATCTGTTCGCGACCCAACAGCAGGAATACCCGGCGCGTTTTTACCCCGCCCCAATGTTGCAACGCCACGGCAAGGTGGCGATATGA
- a CDS encoding nitrite reductase: protein MSVCTSRSEDTLAQRLIELTQAGLPLLDDPWAWLAEQLELSIESTLDLLRRLQTEGAIRRIAAVPNHYRLGYRYNGMTVWDVRDTDMPRLGALIGAQPFVSHCYRRPRRTAWRYNLFAMVHGRSREEIDSYREHLRYLLGDACAADEMLVSSRILKKTGLRLPPVPR from the coding sequence ATGTCGGTCTGTACTTCCCGGTCTGAAGACACCCTGGCTCAGCGTCTGATCGAGTTGACCCAGGCCGGCCTGCCATTGCTGGACGACCCGTGGGCCTGGCTCGCCGAACAGCTGGAGCTGAGCATCGAATCCACCCTGGATTTGCTCAGGCGCTTGCAGACCGAGGGCGCCATCCGGCGCATCGCCGCCGTCCCCAACCACTATCGCCTGGGCTATCGCTACAACGGCATGACCGTCTGGGATGTGCGCGACACGGACATGCCGCGCCTCGGCGCGCTGATCGGTGCGCAGCCCTTCGTCAGCCACTGTTATCGACGCCCACGACGAACCGCGTGGCGCTATAACCTGTTCGCCATGGTTCATGGTCGCAGCCGCGAGGAAATCGACAGCTACCGCGAACACCTGCGCTACTTGCTGGGCGACGCCTGCGCCGCCGACGAGATGCTGGTGAGCAGCCGCATCCTGAAGAAAACCGGTTTGCGGCTACCGCCAGTGCCACGCTGA
- the nirJ gene encoding heme d1 biosynthesis radical SAM protein NirJ translates to MLRISQYLRALTGQAPAPRTSPPGSNRPPVVIWNLLRRCNLTCKHCYATSADSVFRDELDTPAALTVIDDLHDAGVKVLILSGGEPLLRDDLFVLSAYARDKGFFVALSTNGTLINEQNIAKIRAANFDYVGISIDGLEATHDAFRQLKGSFASSMRAIRLCREQGIRVGLRTTLTQENHQQLPQLLALMREYDVQKFYLSHLNYSGRGKRSRKLDARQQMSREAMTLIFEQAWEDIEHGRDSDFVSGNNDADAILLLQWVGLHLPEHYPRLEHMLRAWGGNASGSGIANIDNTGEVHPDTYWWQHSVGNVRQTPFRTLWLDQPDALLQQLRVHPRVVGGRCGQCRWLNICNGNTRTRAWAEGDLWGQDPGCHLSDEEIGMPPLMTIPCVMH, encoded by the coding sequence ATGTTGAGGATCAGCCAATACCTGCGTGCCCTGACCGGCCAGGCGCCGGCCCCCAGAACCAGCCCACCGGGCAGCAACCGGCCGCCGGTGGTGATCTGGAATTTGCTCAGGCGCTGCAACCTGACCTGCAAACACTGCTACGCCACGTCCGCCGACAGTGTCTTTCGCGACGAACTGGATACGCCCGCCGCGCTGACCGTGATCGACGATCTGCACGATGCCGGGGTGAAGGTCCTGATACTTTCCGGCGGTGAACCGCTGTTGCGCGACGATCTGTTTGTGCTCAGCGCCTACGCCCGCGACAAGGGTTTCTTTGTGGCGTTGTCCACCAACGGCACGCTGATCAATGAGCAGAACATCGCAAAGATCCGCGCGGCGAATTTCGACTATGTCGGGATCAGCATCGATGGTCTGGAGGCTACCCATGATGCATTCCGCCAACTCAAGGGCAGTTTCGCCAGTTCCATGCGGGCAATCCGGCTCTGTCGTGAACAAGGCATTCGCGTCGGCCTGCGCACTACCCTGACCCAAGAAAACCATCAACAACTGCCCCAATTGCTGGCGCTGATGCGCGAGTACGACGTGCAGAAGTTTTATCTGTCGCACCTCAACTACAGCGGTCGCGGCAAACGCAGCCGCAAGCTCGACGCCCGGCAGCAGATGAGCCGCGAAGCGATGACGCTGATCTTCGAACAGGCCTGGGAAGACATCGAGCACGGTCGCGACAGCGATTTTGTCAGCGGCAACAACGATGCCGATGCGATTCTCTTGCTGCAATGGGTGGGCCTGCATCTACCCGAACATTACCCGCGCCTGGAACACATGCTCCGGGCCTGGGGCGGCAACGCCTCGGGCAGCGGCATCGCCAACATCGACAACACCGGCGAAGTGCACCCCGACACCTATTGGTGGCAGCACTCGGTGGGCAATGTCCGGCAAACGCCCTTTCGCACGCTCTGGCTGGACCAGCCGGACGCCTTGTTGCAGCAGCTGCGTGTGCATCCACGCGTCGTCGGTGGCCGTTGTGGCCAATGTCGCTGGTTGAACATCTGCAACGGCAATACCCGCACCCGCGCCTGGGCCGAAGGCGACCTCTGGGGCCAGGACCCCGGTTGCCACCTCAGCGATGAAGAAATCGGTATGCCGCCATTAATGACCATCCCTTGCGTCATGCACTGA
- a CDS encoding ABC transporter ATP-binding protein, whose translation MNVIDMEGVSQRYGYTTVLHQLNLSLGEGEVLGLFGHNGAGKTTSMKLVLGLLQASEGSVRVFGRLPSDPHVRRLLGYLPENVTFYPQMSGQETLRHFARLKGAAPAQVDVLLDEVGLANAAHRRVKTYSKGMRQRLGLAQALLGEPRLLLLDEPTVGLDPIATQDLYRLLDRLRSQGTSIILCSHVLPGVEAHINRAAILTQGRLLALGSLRSLREEAGLPTLIRANGLKHPEPLQRSWNNAGHITQRWGVEGLEVAALNGNKLDLLRQLLNEHEPADVEIDPPSLEDIYRYYMGRAGATPSGETV comes from the coding sequence ATGAACGTCATCGACATGGAAGGCGTCAGCCAGCGCTATGGGTACACCACCGTGTTGCATCAGTTGAACCTGAGCCTGGGCGAAGGTGAAGTGCTGGGCTTGTTCGGGCATAACGGCGCGGGCAAGACCACCAGCATGAAACTGGTGCTCGGCCTGCTTCAGGCCAGTGAAGGTTCGGTCAGGGTATTCGGCCGCTTGCCCAGTGATCCGCACGTAAGGCGTTTGCTGGGCTATTTGCCGGAGAACGTGACCTTCTATCCGCAGATGAGCGGCCAGGAGACCTTGCGTCATTTCGCCCGACTCAAAGGTGCAGCGCCCGCGCAAGTAGACGTGCTGCTGGATGAAGTAGGCCTGGCGAACGCGGCACATCGACGAGTCAAAACCTACTCCAAGGGCATGCGTCAGCGCCTGGGACTGGCGCAAGCCTTGCTCGGCGAGCCGCGCTTGTTGCTGCTCGACGAGCCGACCGTTGGCCTCGATCCTATCGCCACTCAAGACCTCTATCGATTGCTCGATCGGCTGCGCAGCCAGGGCACCAGCATCATTCTCTGTTCCCACGTATTGCCGGGCGTCGAGGCGCACATCAACCGTGCCGCGATTCTGACCCAGGGGCGCCTGCTGGCCCTCGGCAGCCTGCGCAGTTTGCGCGAGGAAGCCGGGTTGCCGACGCTGATTCGCGCCAATGGGCTCAAGCACCCCGAGCCATTGCAGCGATCCTGGAACAACGCCGGGCACATCACCCAGCGCTGGGGCGTGGAGGGCCTTGAAGTGGCTGCGCTCAATGGCAACAAATTGGACCTGTTGCGCCAATTGCTCAATGAGCACGAGCCGGCCGACGTGGAAATCGATCCACCGTCCCTGGAGGACATCTACCGCTATTACATGGGCCGGGCCGGCGCGACCCCCAGTGGAGAGACCGTATGA
- a CDS encoding ABC transporter permease, whose product MNPIWNMARKEFNDGLRNRWLLAISLLFAVLATGIAWLGAAASGQLGFTSVPATIASLASLATFLMPLIALLLAYDAIVGEDESGTLLLLLTYPLGRGHILLGKFVGHGLILAMATLIGFGCAMLAIAVLVEDVELNLLLWAFGRFMLSSTLLGWGFLGLAYVLSSVSAEKSTAAGLALGVWFFFVLVFDLALLALLVLSEGQFNPKVLPWLLLLNPADVYRLINLSGFEPGAGSAGVLTLGSDLPVPGSMLWLCLLLWVAVPLGLAWLLFRRRAT is encoded by the coding sequence ATGAACCCGATCTGGAACATGGCTCGTAAGGAATTCAATGACGGTTTGCGCAACCGCTGGTTGTTGGCGATCAGCCTGTTGTTCGCTGTGTTGGCGACCGGCATCGCCTGGTTGGGGGCGGCGGCTTCGGGGCAATTGGGCTTCACCTCGGTGCCTGCCACCATCGCCAGCCTGGCCAGTCTGGCGACGTTCCTGATGCCGCTGATTGCCTTGCTGCTGGCCTATGACGCCATCGTCGGCGAAGACGAAAGCGGCACGTTGCTGCTGTTACTGACCTATCCGCTGGGGCGCGGACACATTCTGCTCGGCAAGTTCGTCGGTCACGGATTGATCCTGGCGATGGCCACCCTCATCGGTTTCGGCTGCGCGATGCTCGCGATTGCGGTGCTGGTGGAGGACGTCGAACTGAACCTGCTGCTCTGGGCGTTTGGACGATTCATGCTGTCGTCGACGTTACTGGGCTGGGGCTTCCTAGGGCTGGCCTATGTGCTGAGCAGTGTGTCTGCCGAGAAATCCACCGCCGCCGGGCTGGCGCTGGGGGTGTGGTTCTTCTTCGTGCTGGTGTTCGACCTGGCGCTGTTGGCACTGCTGGTGCTGAGCGAAGGGCAGTTCAACCCGAAGGTGCTGCCGTGGTTACTGCTGCTCAACCCCGCCGATGTCTATCGCCTGATCAATCTTTCCGGTTTCGAGCCCGGCGCCGGCAGCGCTGGCGTGCTGACCCTGGGCAGCGATTTGCCTGTACCGGGTTCGATGCTCTGGTTGTGCCTGTTGCTATGGGTGGCGGTGCCTTTGGGCTTGGCCTGGTTGCTGTTCCGTCGACGGGCGACATGA